A single region of the Saprospiraceae bacterium genome encodes:
- a CDS encoding c-type cytochrome, protein MVHKSLINRALLLLSFLALHFSVFAQDEAAVNAGKALFKNYCASCHNKSMKDDLTGPALGGVEDRWADYDQADLYSWIRNSQALIQAGHPRATEVYNQWNKVTMTAFPNLTDDDIANILVYINCTYAGNCPGAVVTDTSVAGGNGTGADGGSNTGLFIILAVILAILAIVLARIASNLNYMLKVQAGDEGASRRSLVDILTSKGVIGFLVFALVVLGGYTTVNNAISMGRQQGYKPEQPIKFSHATHAGAQQIDCQYCHDGARRSKHSVIPAANTCMNCHRAVKVGSTYGTAELTKIYASIGYDPNSDTYIQGIEDMTNDDLKEVYAKWISNEYMKTESPNVNKVDKIVDEQWNAIVASLTNPDMGDASVYGPINWTRIHNLPDHAYFNHAQHVSVGKVACQQCHGKVEEMEVVGQFAPLSMGWCINCHRQTEVKFDGNEYYKSYTRYVEEMESGARDKVTVEDIGGLECQKCHY, encoded by the coding sequence ATGGTTCATAAATCATTGATTAATCGGGCATTATTGCTCTTGTCATTTTTGGCGCTTCATTTTTCCGTCTTTGCCCAGGACGAAGCTGCAGTAAATGCAGGTAAAGCACTTTTCAAAAACTACTGTGCTTCTTGCCATAATAAATCCATGAAGGATGATCTGACAGGCCCTGCACTCGGTGGGGTGGAAGATCGGTGGGCGGATTATGATCAGGCTGACCTTTATTCCTGGATTCGCAACTCTCAAGCGCTGATTCAAGCTGGACATCCCAGAGCAACCGAAGTCTACAACCAGTGGAATAAGGTTACCATGACGGCTTTCCCTAATTTGACGGATGATGATATTGCTAATATCTTAGTCTATATTAATTGTACTTATGCAGGGAATTGCCCAGGGGCTGTAGTTACAGATACCAGTGTGGCTGGTGGTAATGGAACTGGCGCAGACGGAGGATCTAATACCGGTCTCTTCATTATCCTTGCCGTTATCCTTGCTATTTTAGCCATCGTCTTAGCCCGCATTGCTTCCAACCTCAACTACATGTTGAAGGTGCAGGCAGGTGATGAAGGTGCAAGTCGTCGGTCTTTGGTAGATATTCTGACGAGCAAAGGTGTAATTGGCTTTTTGGTTTTTGCACTTGTGGTACTTGGCGGCTATACCACGGTGAACAACGCCATTTCGATGGGGCGTCAACAGGGCTATAAACCAGAGCAGCCGATCAAGTTCTCTCATGCCACCCATGCTGGTGCGCAGCAAATTGATTGCCAATATTGTCATGATGGTGCGCGTCGATCCAAACACTCGGTTATTCCTGCTGCTAATACTTGTATGAATTGTCACCGTGCGGTGAAAGTTGGTTCTACCTACGGTACCGCGGAATTGACTAAGATTTATGCTTCTATTGGATATGATCCGAATTCTGATACGTACATTCAGGGCATCGAAGATATGACCAATGATGATCTAAAGGAAGTATACGCCAAATGGATTTCTAATGAGTATATGAAAACCGAGTCACCCAATGTCAATAAAGTGGATAAGATAGTGGATGAACAGTGGAATGCCATTGTGGCTTCTTTGACTAATCCTGATATGGGTGATGCGAGTGTTTATGGTCCCATTAATTGGACGAGAATTCACAACCTACCTGACCATGCTTATTTCAACCATGCACAACACGTTTCTGTGGGAAAAGTGGCTTGCCAGCAATGTCATGGTAAAGTGGAGGAAATGGAAGTTGTCGGTCAATTCGCTCCATTATCAATGGGATGGTGTATCAATTGTCACCGTCAGACGGAAGTGAAATTTGATGGTAATGAGTACTACAAATCCTACACGCGTTATGTGGAGGAAATGGAAAGTGGCGCAAGAGATAAAGTGACCGTGGAAGATATCGGCGGATTGGAATGCCAAAAATGCCATTATTAA
- a CDS encoding TAT-variant-translocated molybdopterin oxidoreductase — protein MKEQNNTIWTGTADITNDSAVQQAAKEEFVSLPVVEQLSNEGNLNIEASRRDFLKYLGFSIGAATVAASCDIPVKKALPYVVKPDTIVPGVATYYASSFVQGGDYCAILVKTRDGRPIKIEGNSFSKVTKGGTSARTQASVLGLYDTSRVDGPYRVAEANFDQPVAKRTSPGWEVIDAEIKGKLSANARIRIVANTIMSPTTKQAIADFTAKFPNTKLVTYDPISSSAILEANEQSFGQKVIPSYHFDKADVIVSFEADFLGTWISPIEYAGQYAQNRKIKDIANPKMSRHIQVESYMSLTGSNADNRILVKPSQQGAAIVALHNEVARGTGNIAVNPVTGADSKVTDKMKKVAEELLAHRGASLVVSGSNNLGEQVLINAINSYLGNYGHTLDFSEASLQRQGIDADIQNLVKEMNGGQVDALFVMDGANPAFEIPNADQFAAGAAKVGLKVSFAGVPNETSKLCDYIAPTHHFLESWGDAEPKVGHYSLIQPTIAPLFASIGRPGTRQAEESLLRWSDSASLDTSAEQPYYEYLKANWEQQLFTKQNQFATFQVFWDSALHDGIFQAPHEEEAGEDLVFAGKIKEAGATVRKPANSELEISFFETVNVGAGQYASNPWLMEMPDPVTRCVWGNYLAVPVKWDGGNEFNSFKNLNESEFYSEADQVDVTSNGTTERCTVIRQFGQMEGTLALAIGYGRTMTGMMGRALGDQIGVDVYPWLTLDANGNTQYYATDVTVSDKMSKDKEFACVQYHHTMGVTARGDNGEVVKDESTGKPLNVDEKASMTLGSGFQGGITDRSIIYKTNVKEIGELAEKIKVNREKAEELNSHSLYPYEEYKEKFYSQGHHWAMHVDLNACIGCGACQVACVAENNVPVVGKREVHRHHEMTWLRIDRYYYGDYENPNVVYQPMMCQHCDNAPCENVCPVAATNHSAEGLNQMTYNRCIGTRYCANNCPYKVRRFNWLDYTTADLFSSNEPTVSGESLPYGADNLTRMVLNPDVTVRSRGVIEKCSFCVQRIQEGKLTAKREGRRLVDADVKTACQTACPTGAIVFGDDNNSKGELHEKMAHPLNYKVLEEIDTRPSVDYAARVNNRSETLDV, from the coding sequence ATGAAGGAACAAAATAATACTATCTGGACAGGGACTGCGGACATTACCAATGATTCGGCTGTTCAGCAAGCTGCCAAGGAAGAATTCGTTTCACTACCTGTTGTAGAGCAGTTGTCAAATGAAGGTAACCTGAACATTGAGGCTAGCCGTCGTGATTTTTTGAAATACCTCGGATTTAGCATTGGCGCTGCTACGGTGGCAGCGAGTTGCGATATTCCTGTAAAAAAAGCACTACCTTATGTAGTAAAGCCTGACACCATTGTTCCTGGTGTAGCGACCTACTATGCTTCTTCTTTTGTTCAAGGTGGTGATTATTGCGCTATTTTGGTGAAGACACGTGACGGTCGCCCCATCAAAATTGAAGGCAATAGCTTCTCTAAGGTAACCAAAGGCGGGACCAGCGCCAGAACACAGGCTAGCGTGTTAGGGCTTTATGACACCAGTAGGGTAGACGGTCCATATCGCGTCGCCGAAGCCAATTTTGACCAACCAGTTGCGAAGCGCACCAGCCCGGGTTGGGAAGTTATTGATGCGGAAATCAAAGGTAAATTGAGTGCCAATGCTCGCATTCGAATCGTTGCGAATACGATCATGAGTCCTACCACCAAACAAGCTATCGCTGATTTTACCGCTAAATTTCCAAATACAAAGCTGGTAACCTACGATCCGATATCTAGTTCCGCTATACTAGAAGCTAATGAACAGAGTTTCGGACAAAAAGTGATTCCTAGTTACCATTTCGATAAAGCAGATGTGATTGTCAGTTTTGAGGCTGACTTTTTGGGGACTTGGATTTCGCCAATTGAATATGCTGGACAGTATGCCCAAAATCGCAAGATCAAGGACATCGCTAATCCTAAGATGTCTCGCCATATCCAGGTAGAAAGCTACATGAGTCTAACCGGCTCTAACGCGGATAACCGCATTTTGGTGAAACCTTCACAACAAGGTGCTGCTATTGTGGCTTTGCACAATGAGGTAGCTCGGGGAACCGGTAATATTGCGGTCAACCCTGTTACGGGGGCAGATTCGAAGGTTACAGATAAGATGAAAAAAGTAGCGGAGGAGTTGCTGGCTCATCGCGGTGCTTCGCTCGTCGTTTCTGGTTCTAATAACCTGGGCGAACAAGTGCTGATCAATGCGATCAACAGCTACCTTGGCAATTATGGTCATACCTTGGACTTCAGTGAGGCTTCTCTGCAACGCCAAGGCATTGATGCAGACATCCAGAACCTGGTAAAGGAGATGAACGGGGGGCAAGTGGATGCGCTCTTTGTGATGGATGGAGCCAACCCCGCTTTTGAAATTCCTAATGCCGACCAATTTGCAGCCGGTGCGGCTAAAGTTGGTTTAAAGGTTTCTTTTGCAGGTGTACCCAATGAGACCTCTAAATTATGTGATTATATCGCTCCAACTCATCATTTTCTAGAAAGCTGGGGAGATGCCGAACCTAAAGTAGGGCACTATAGTTTGATTCAGCCTACTATTGCGCCTTTGTTTGCCTCAATTGGTCGACCAGGAACACGACAGGCGGAAGAATCTTTGTTGCGATGGTCCGACAGTGCTAGCTTGGATACCAGTGCCGAACAGCCCTACTACGAATACCTAAAAGCAAACTGGGAACAGCAATTGTTTACCAAACAAAACCAATTTGCTACTTTCCAGGTATTTTGGGATAGTGCCTTACACGATGGTATCTTTCAGGCACCACATGAAGAAGAAGCAGGCGAAGACCTTGTCTTTGCAGGAAAAATAAAAGAAGCAGGGGCAACCGTAAGGAAACCTGCTAACAGTGAATTAGAGATTTCTTTTTTCGAAACCGTTAACGTGGGCGCTGGCCAATATGCCAGTAACCCCTGGTTGATGGAAATGCCAGACCCGGTTACCCGTTGTGTCTGGGGCAATTACCTGGCTGTTCCGGTAAAATGGGATGGTGGTAATGAATTCAATTCTTTCAAAAACCTGAATGAATCTGAATTTTACAGTGAGGCAGATCAGGTGGATGTAACCTCCAACGGCACCACAGAAAGATGTACGGTTATCCGTCAGTTTGGTCAGATGGAAGGTACCCTAGCCTTGGCTATAGGTTATGGTCGGACTATGACGGGCATGATGGGCCGCGCTTTAGGTGACCAAATTGGCGTAGATGTTTATCCCTGGTTGACCCTGGATGCAAATGGCAATACCCAATACTACGCTACAGATGTTACGGTGTCGGATAAAATGAGCAAAGACAAAGAGTTTGCCTGCGTTCAGTATCACCACACCATGGGTGTTACGGCAAGAGGTGATAATGGCGAGGTGGTCAAAGACGAAAGCACTGGCAAACCTTTAAATGTTGATGAAAAAGCATCAATGACCTTAGGTTCTGGTTTCCAGGGTGGGATTACTGACCGATCTATTATTTACAAAACCAATGTTAAAGAAATAGGAGAGCTGGCTGAGAAGATCAAGGTGAATAGAGAGAAAGCAGAAGAATTAAACTCCCACTCCCTTTATCCATACGAAGAATACAAGGAGAAATTCTATTCTCAAGGCCATCACTGGGCTATGCATGTTGATTTGAATGCCTGTATAGGTTGTGGTGCTTGCCAGGTTGCCTGTGTAGCGGAAAACAATGTACCAGTAGTTGGTAAACGAGAAGTTCACCGTCACCACGAAATGACCTGGTTGCGTATTGATCGCTACTATTATGGCGATTATGAGAATCCGAATGTGGTTTATCAGCCGATGATGTGCCAACATTGCGATAATGCGCCTTGTGAGAATGTTTGTCCGGTGGCAGCGACCAACCATAGCGCGGAGGGACTCAATCAAATGACTTATAACCGTTGTATCGGTACCCGTTACTGTGCGAATAACTGCCCTTACAAAGTGCGTCGTTTCAACTGGTTGGATTACACCACTGCTGATTTGTTTTCTTCGAATGAACCAACTGTCAGTGGAGAAAGCTTACCTTACGGTGCCGACAACCTCACCAGAATGGTCTTGAACCCAGATGTTACGGTTCGTTCAAGAGGGGTAATTGAGAAGTGTAGTTTCTGTGTACAACGCATTCAGGAAGGCAAATTGACAGCCAAGAGAGAAGGAAGAAGACTGGTTGATGCAGATGTAAAAACGGCTTGTCAAACGGCTTGTCCTACAGGTGCCATTGTCTTTGGTGATGACAACAACAGCAAAGGGGAATTGCACGAAAAAATGGCGCATCCGTTGAATTACAAAGTACTGGAAGAAATAGATACGCGTCCATCAGTTGATTATGCTGCACGGGTGAATAATCGCAGTGAAACATTGGATGTTTAA